One segment of Carya illinoinensis cultivar Pawnee chromosome 1, C.illinoinensisPawnee_v1, whole genome shotgun sequence DNA contains the following:
- the LOC122275059 gene encoding probable membrane-associated kinase regulator 1: protein MGKRTEKTTKSHTLPSSPSHSFSSSSSSDFEFTISASPRKAFTSLCPADELFYKGQLLPLHLSPRLSMVRTLLASSSTSSSDTTTTASRDSTGSSNDSHSSFNSDLVLLADCDSSRPSSVTEDDDFKRLHNQKLQSQIHLGHQIKKSKYFSLSRFSSVFRKEPKNRDPDNVSASSVKRMSTTAKEVIRRYLKKVKPLYEKLSQKQQQQKMGGVPCTMLATTVSLPLKAEISAKDTEISGKSTRKENGGGFSHSFSGNLRYPRRRSCVSSCPSSMRSSPTHSVVLNRTGYMGTGRFGGVNYTDTSSMEELQSAIQGAIAHCKNSMIQNKSMLSNEI, encoded by the coding sequence ATGGGGAAGAGAACGGAGAAAACCACCAAATCCCACACTCTCCCATCCTCACCCTCTCACTCGTTCtcatcctcttcctcctcagATTTCGAGTTCACCATTTCTGCCTCCCCTCGCAAAGCTTTCACCAGTCTCTGCCCAGCCGATGAGCTCTTCTACAAGGGCCAGCTCCTGCCTCTCCACCTCTCCCCCCGCCTCTCCATGGTCCGGACTCTTCTCGCTTCCTCAAGCACCTCCTCCTCCGACACCACCACCACCGCCTCCAGAGACTCCACCGGCAGCTCCAACGACTCACACTCCTCCTTCAATAGCGACCTCGTCTTGCTGGCCGACTGCGACTCGTCCAGACCCAGCTCGGTCACCGAGGACGACGACTTCAAGCGCCTTcacaaccaaaaactccaaagtCAAATCCATTTAGGCCACCAGATCAAGAAGAGCAAATATTTCTCCTTGTCAAGATTCTCATCTGTATTCCGAAAAGAACCCAAAAACCGTGACCCCGATAACGTATCCGCGTCTTCCGTTAAAAGAATGAGCACTACGGCTAAAGAAGTTATCAGAAGGTATTTGAAGAAAGTGAAGCCGTTGTATGAAAAACTATCccagaagcagcagcagcaaaaaATGGGAGGAGTTCCGTGTACGATGCTAGCTACCACTGTGTCTTTGCCGTTGAAAGCAGAGATATCTGCAAAAGACACGGAAATATCGGGCAAAAGTACGAGGAAAGAAAATGGCGGTGGATTTTCTCACTCTTTCTCAGGCAACTTGAGGTATCCAAGAAGGAGAAGCTGCGTTTCAAGCTGTCCGTCGTCGATGCGTTCGTCGCCGACTCACTCGGTGGTTCTTAACCGAACCGGGTATATGGGAACCGGCAGGTTTGGAGGGGTGAACTACACCGACACGTCGTCGATGGAGGAGTTGCAGAGCGCTATTCAAGGAGCAATTGCCCATTGCAAGAATTCCATGATTCAAAACAAGTCTATGCTCAGTAACGAGATCTGA